A region of Candidatus Poribacteria bacterium DNA encodes the following proteins:
- the gyrA gene encoding DNA gyrase subunit A: MENIQERNIENELTTSYLTYAMSVNTNRAIPDVRDGLKPSTRRIIYAMGQINLTANRPYDKCAAVVGEVMKNYHPHGDGPIYGTLVGLAQPFSTRYPLVDGQGNFGSIDDDPPGAMRYTECRLAVIANEMLVDIEKQVVDFQPNYKDSLEEPTVLPGLLPNLLLNGTTGIGVGYLTRIPPHNLTEVVDALLHKLTDPDATSEALMEHIPGPDFPTAGIIVGTGGIQQMYTTGRGSVTIRAKAVIERIAGRGGEREQIVITEIPYQVKKNQLLERMYQLVVSKTITGIADIRDESDQEIRIVIPLKRGEIAQVILNQLYKHTQMQVNFSASLLCLVEGLPKILTLEEIVRHYLAHRRDVIRRRTEFELARAERRNHILEGYLLALQNLEAIIELIQTAESPQGAEQELRDTYQLTDQQAREILTMTLRQLTGLERQRIHDEYTELLDQIAEFRAILADETLITDIVRTELETLKEKYGDERRTEITGEVKEFEVEDLIADEEMVVTLSHAGYIKRLPMDTYRKQHRGGVGIKGAAPRDGDFLEHIFVATAHQNILFFTDLGKCYTLKVHQIPESSRQSAGRAVVNLLRLVQGENITAYVTVPSKVANQEIEEIEDGDAGEVAASAFVFMATQQGIVKKTALSSFENTLSSGIIAVNLDDGDKLIGAQVTNGDSDVILVTHKGVAIRFSEKDVRPLGRNTRGMRGISLSDDDFVAQMAIVNSESSEVKGTRALKGSDTLLIVTENGYGKRTAVSAYRLQKRGGKGIIAIGKSTRNGAVVAAKRVANTDELVLISSNGYVTRTAVGDIRRIGRNTQGVRIMALQADEKLVDAAKIELSSSLL; this comes from the coding sequence ATGGAAAACATCCAAGAACGCAACATAGAAAATGAACTAACGACATCGTATCTCACCTACGCGATGAGCGTCAACACCAACCGAGCAATACCTGATGTCCGTGATGGTCTCAAACCGAGTACGCGTCGGATTATCTACGCGATGGGGCAGATAAACCTCACTGCAAATCGGCCTTACGACAAATGCGCTGCTGTTGTTGGGGAGGTGATGAAAAACTATCATCCGCATGGTGACGGTCCCATTTATGGTACCCTTGTTGGGTTAGCCCAACCGTTTAGCACGCGCTATCCACTGGTGGACGGACAGGGTAACTTTGGGAGTATTGATGATGACCCACCGGGTGCGATGCGTTACACGGAATGTCGCCTTGCCGTCATCGCCAACGAGATGCTCGTTGACATTGAAAAGCAGGTCGTTGATTTCCAGCCTAACTACAAAGACTCTCTTGAAGAACCGACAGTTCTTCCAGGGCTACTCCCAAATCTGCTCCTCAACGGTACAACAGGTATAGGTGTTGGTTACCTTACTCGTATACCGCCGCATAACCTCACTGAGGTTGTTGACGCACTGCTTCATAAACTCACGGATCCAGATGCTACTTCAGAAGCACTCATGGAACACATTCCTGGCCCCGACTTCCCCACCGCAGGTATTATTGTTGGCACCGGTGGTATCCAGCAGATGTATACCACCGGTAGGGGGAGCGTCACTATCCGAGCTAAAGCGGTCATAGAAAGAATTGCCGGACGCGGTGGGGAACGAGAACAGATCGTTATAACAGAAATTCCGTATCAAGTAAAGAAAAATCAGTTATTAGAGCGGATGTATCAGTTGGTTGTCAGTAAAACTATTACGGGGATAGCTGACATCCGGGATGAATCGGATCAAGAGATTCGGATCGTCATACCGCTTAAACGCGGCGAAATCGCGCAAGTTATCCTGAATCAACTGTATAAGCACACACAAATGCAGGTGAATTTCAGCGCGAGTCTTCTCTGCCTCGTAGAGGGGCTTCCGAAGATTTTAACACTCGAGGAAATTGTTCGCCACTATCTCGCGCATCGGAGAGATGTGATTCGGCGGCGCACAGAATTTGAACTCGCACGTGCCGAACGCAGGAACCACATTTTAGAGGGATATCTTTTAGCACTACAAAACCTCGAAGCAATTATCGAACTCATTCAAACGGCAGAATCACCACAAGGGGCGGAACAGGAACTCCGAGACACCTATCAACTCACCGATCAACAGGCAAGGGAAATCCTCACGATGACGCTCCGGCAGTTAACAGGACTGGAACGTCAACGAATTCACGATGAATATACGGAACTCCTTGATCAGATCGCTGAATTCCGAGCGATTCTTGCTGACGAGACGTTGATAACGGATATTGTCCGCACGGAACTCGAAACCCTGAAAGAAAAATATGGGGACGAACGCCGTACCGAAATTACAGGTGAGGTTAAAGAATTTGAAGTCGAAGATCTCATTGCTGATGAAGAGATGGTGGTCACGCTATCGCATGCGGGCTACATCAAGCGGTTGCCTATGGACACCTATCGGAAACAGCACCGCGGTGGTGTCGGTATTAAGGGAGCTGCGCCAAGGGATGGCGATTTTCTGGAACATATCTTTGTCGCCACTGCCCACCAGAACATTCTGTTTTTCACAGATTTGGGCAAATGTTATACGTTGAAAGTTCATCAAATTCCCGAATCCAGTCGTCAGTCGGCTGGACGCGCTGTAGTAAACCTGCTGCGCTTAGTGCAAGGTGAAAACATCACCGCCTATGTTACAGTGCCTTCCAAAGTCGCCAACCAAGAAATTGAAGAAATTGAGGATGGGGATGCGGGCGAGGTTGCGGCGAGTGCATTTGTCTTCATGGCGACACAGCAGGGCATTGTCAAAAAGACAGCACTCTCCAGTTTCGAGAACACGCTATCGAGCGGTATTATTGCTGTGAATCTTGATGATGGTGATAAACTTATCGGTGCCCAAGTAACGAATGGCGATTCCGATGTCATCCTTGTTACTCACAAAGGCGTTGCTATACGCTTTAGTGAAAAAGATGTTAGACCGCTCGGACGTAACACACGAGGCATGCGTGGAATCTCCCTGAGTGACGATGACTTCGTCGCACAAATGGCTATTGTCAACAGCGAATCATCGGAAGTGAAAGGGACACGTGCCTTAAAAGGAAGCGATACGCTGTTAATCGTTACAGAAAATGGGTATGGCAAGCGAACGGCGGTCTCTGCTTACCGTTTGCAGAAACGCGGCGGGAAAGGTATTATTGCCATCGGAAAATCTACCCGAAACGGCGCAGTTGTCGCTGCAAAACGTGTCGCAAATACCGATGAACTTGTTCTTATTAGTTCAAATGGGTATGTTACCCGAACGGCGGTCGGTGACATTCGACGTATCGGGCGTAACACCCAAGGTGTACGAATAATGGCACTCCAAGCAGACGAAAAGCTCGTTGACGCAGCCAAGATCGAACTCTCATCTTCCCTGCTATAG
- a CDS encoding DUF86 domain-containing protein: protein MGKRNVRSSKKAANRRFNPVKAKLESINECFDQLRHGLPAKQEEYIDANRITHSYVKSCFLMIIQRAVDINNVIIEFSGQTPPQQKHHSFRALHQNRAIDRETMDFFMEALDYYEKIANPYQELAPSELYDAALELLKYGEAYTHQLENFFLNLSPS, encoded by the coding sequence ATGGGAAAAAGAAACGTTAGAAGCTCAAAGAAAGCTGCGAATCGCCGATTCAACCCAGTAAAAGCGAAGTTGGAATCTATAAATGAATGTTTTGACCAGTTACGGCATGGGTTGCCGGCAAAGCAAGAAGAATATATTGACGCGAACAGGATTACACATTCTTATGTTAAAAGCTGCTTCCTTATGATTATTCAGCGCGCTGTGGACATCAACAATGTTATTATCGAATTTAGTGGACAGACACCACCGCAGCAAAAGCACCACAGTTTTCGTGCTTTACATCAAAATCGTGCTATTGATCGAGAAACCATGGATTTTTTCATGGAGGCTTTAGATTACTACGAGAAAATCGCGAATCCTTACCAAGAACTCGCCCCTTCAGAACTGTATGATGCGGCTCTCGAGCTTTTGAAGTACGGGGAAGCGTACACCCACCAACTCGAAAATTTCTTCCTGAATCTCTCACCCTCATAG
- a CDS encoding tetratricopeptide repeat protein: MKYFTCQEGSSLLQRNHISIGLSILVLITACLLLGSNLQAQTGGETPELVVLRDADTGLNADMTRVAELYTNLMWAAYCRTGERSIPKSKSLYDALIKEIDNSPTLLKNGFLSAREISFIYAERASLRFPKLQDPAGAEEDAKIALKLNPENVKATWVLAQIVTNRFIYNMERNRSGKIPNVLQKEMFDVLKRVVELDPDHDRAHFYLGSMARDLGDIELAIISFKALTRIMPYDDQHHKELAELYEIQNRLEEALQSYERVVTIRPQQKNTRNRLGQLYLQTGDYPAAIKTFLSILSPLEGQSDTNAVSALTTRNIEEAEIEAHHGLSLAYQAQDDFGQSEFHITRMITLLEEKAKRTRSGLRTRRNERIELARRIQDARYTLGQIYLKFNESRKAVQTFTKILTVDDKYVPALSGIGMAYQMQDDVKRAETYLRRAIELSTEEELPDAYNALGYLYAEQGINLDEAAALVRRALKSVPQSGAYLDSLGFIYFKQGKLDAAIKNLEQALHYLPDTPEILLHLADAYLGKGLKKKALQTLEHAVLLEPNNIELRQRLERSRQQSAVSDEKNSDQPTVDSHAPNSQ, from the coding sequence ATGAAATATTTTACTTGTCAAGAAGGAAGCTCTTTGCTCCAGCGAAACCACATATCTATAGGACTCTCGATCCTGGTTTTAATTACAGCATGTCTCCTGTTGGGTTCCAACTTGCAAGCTCAAACCGGAGGTGAAACGCCTGAGTTGGTGGTACTCCGTGATGCTGATACAGGATTAAATGCTGACATGACCCGCGTAGCGGAACTCTACACCAACCTTATGTGGGCGGCATATTGCAGAACAGGCGAGCGTAGCATTCCAAAAAGCAAATCTCTCTATGATGCTTTAATCAAGGAAATTGATAACTCTCCCACGCTTCTCAAAAACGGATTTCTATCTGCACGCGAGATAAGTTTTATTTATGCCGAGCGTGCGTCACTTCGGTTTCCTAAACTGCAGGACCCCGCAGGGGCAGAAGAGGATGCCAAAATAGCCCTTAAACTCAATCCTGAAAATGTAAAAGCAACATGGGTTCTTGCTCAAATAGTGACAAATCGGTTCATTTATAATATGGAACGGAATCGAAGTGGCAAAATACCCAATGTTTTACAAAAGGAGATGTTCGACGTTCTAAAACGTGTGGTTGAGTTAGATCCCGACCACGATAGAGCACATTTCTATCTTGGTAGTATGGCGCGTGATCTCGGCGATATTGAACTTGCAATTATCTCCTTCAAGGCACTGACACGTATTATGCCTTATGATGACCAACATCATAAAGAACTTGCCGAACTCTATGAAATTCAAAATCGGCTTGAGGAGGCTTTGCAATCCTATGAAAGAGTGGTTACCATCCGCCCCCAGCAGAAGAACACACGAAACCGCTTGGGACAACTTTACCTCCAAACGGGCGACTATCCTGCAGCGATAAAAACTTTTCTCTCTATTTTGTCGCCACTTGAAGGACAGTCAGATACGAATGCTGTAAGCGCGCTCACTACGCGTAATATTGAAGAAGCTGAAATTGAAGCACATCACGGTCTAAGCCTCGCGTATCAAGCACAGGATGATTTTGGACAATCCGAATTTCATATTACGCGTATGATTACTTTGCTGGAGGAAAAGGCAAAACGGACTCGGAGCGGTCTACGTACCAGAAGAAACGAACGCATTGAATTAGCCAGACGGATCCAAGACGCACGATACACCCTCGGACAAATTTATCTCAAATTCAATGAGTCCCGGAAAGCCGTGCAAACTTTCACAAAGATTCTGACTGTTGATGATAAATATGTCCCCGCGCTCTCCGGTATAGGAATGGCGTATCAAATGCAAGACGACGTGAAGCGCGCAGAAACTTATCTCCGTAGGGCAATTGAGTTATCCACTGAGGAAGAATTACCGGATGCATACAACGCATTGGGATACCTCTATGCGGAACAAGGCATCAATTTAGATGAAGCCGCAGCCTTGGTTCGCCGCGCGCTTAAAAGCGTCCCGCAATCTGGAGCATATCTTGATAGTTTAGGATTCATCTACTTTAAACAGGGAAAACTTGATGCCGCTATAAAAAATTTGGAGCAGGCTCTCCATTATCTGCCTGATACACCTGAAATTCTCCTGCATCTTGCTGATGCTTACCTCGGGAAAGGCTTAAAAAAGAAGGCACTACAAACTTTGGAGCACGCCGTCCTACTTGAACCGAACAACATTGAACTGCGTCAAAGACTTGAAAGAAGCCGTCAGCAATCAGCGGTCAGTGATGAGAAAAACAGCGATCAACCAACAGTTGATAGCCATGCACCCAATAGCCAATAG
- a CDS encoding NAD(P)H-quinone oxidoreductase, with the protein MKAIIRTGDGGPEVLQLEEVPSPNPTETQVLVDVHATALNRADMIQRRGGYPPPPGDSEVLGLEIAGTVSAMGNAVKGVAKGDRVFGLVGGGGYAEQAVIDYRMAMPMPDEWTFEQAAAVPEVFFTASDNIFTLGRLSAGETILIHAGGSGVGTAGVQISHHADAKVFVTAGTSEKIESCKALGAVEGINYKESDFVTEILRLTDGQGVDVVVDFIGAPYLERNLSVLRTKGRLLQLGLIGGSATEINLNTMMRKRLQLIGSVLRTRSIDEKIGVTQRFMDRWLPELKRGRIRPIIDSVFPLTQAQQAHEYMEANRNFGKIILKVR; encoded by the coding sequence GTGAAAGCAATTATTAGAACGGGTGATGGCGGACCGGAAGTCCTGCAATTAGAGGAAGTCCCATCACCGAACCCAACAGAAACACAAGTCTTAGTGGATGTCCATGCGACTGCCTTAAATCGAGCCGATATGATCCAACGCCGCGGTGGGTATCCTCCACCGCCAGGTGATTCTGAGGTCCTCGGTTTAGAGATCGCTGGCACCGTTTCAGCGATGGGTAATGCCGTAAAAGGAGTCGCGAAAGGAGATCGTGTTTTTGGACTCGTTGGCGGTGGCGGTTATGCGGAGCAAGCTGTTATTGATTACCGCATGGCAATGCCGATGCCCGACGAGTGGACTTTTGAACAAGCCGCCGCAGTACCTGAAGTATTTTTTACCGCAAGTGATAACATTTTTACCTTGGGCAGATTATCAGCCGGTGAGACGATCCTAATTCATGCCGGAGGCAGTGGCGTTGGCACCGCTGGTGTCCAAATCTCGCATCATGCCGATGCCAAGGTTTTTGTCACCGCAGGGACCTCGGAGAAAATTGAGAGTTGCAAGGCACTCGGTGCGGTAGAGGGTATCAACTACAAAGAAAGCGACTTCGTTACCGAGATCCTACGTTTGACAGATGGACAGGGTGTAGATGTTGTTGTGGACTTTATCGGAGCACCTTATCTTGAACGGAATCTTTCCGTACTAAGAACAAAGGGCAGGCTTTTACAACTCGGATTAATCGGCGGTTCAGCCACAGAAATTAACCTCAACACAATGATGCGCAAGAGACTCCAACTGATAGGCTCTGTGCTACGGACTCGATCTATTGACGAGAAAATCGGTGTCACGCAACGCTTTATGGATCGCTGGTTACCCGAATTGAAGCGCGGCAGAATCCGTCCCATCATTGACAGCGTTTTCCCATTAACGCAGGCACAACAAGCGCATGAGTATATGGAAGCCAATCGCAATTTCGGAAAAATAATTTTAAAGGTGAGATAA
- the gyrB gene encoding DNA topoisomerase (ATP-hydrolyzing) subunit B: MSKEARTYTASDIQILEGLEAVRKRPSMYIGSTGPAGLHHLVTELVDNSIDEIGAGYGTQVEVKLHRDGSVTVADDGRGIPVDTHATGVSALEVVMTTLHAGGKFDGREQVGYQTAGGLHGVGASCVNALSEWLHVQVHQNGAIYEQRYARGIPQTPVEKTGKSKKTGTETTFMPDAEIFDTLDFSHDVLRDRLRELAFLNKGARIQFHDTRDEENSEPVAFQYDGGIASFVTYHNQNKEVLHPKPIYIEGIESEISIEIAFQFNTTYTENISSYANNIRTAEGGFHESGFKSALTRAFKTYATANDFLRNVKINLTGEDIREGMTAVISVKVPDPQFEGQTKSKLGNTEVEGIVQSFVGSRLKMLLEENPAVSKRIVQKAIQAAQAREAARSAREVIRRKSVLDSASMPGKLADCSERDSTLTELFLVEGDSAGGTAKQGRDRQNQAVLPLKGKGINVDKSRLDKILKNAQVIDIVTALGTGIGAEEFTLEKLRYAKIIIMADADVDGAHIRTLLLTFFFRQMPNLIVSGHLYIAQPPLYQVRKGRNAQYLQDDEEMEDYLLTLALNTVQITNSRRGTPYTSSEYRAIASSVRKIQSLLDQINRSNTPLSSLGSDSPNPEDTSDNVDQLLEMLNVTPIHVDDPLYGLGNPAPTQETSENVISTNPQTTLFGDAGRSTTEEKTGRLNVGDATPRTWHHELRRELEKLAEFDIQEKDFLSSDETNGSGTSKSQKLFSVQQENGDAYHADDIFSLVQHLFEIEHRGLTITRYKGLAEMNAEQLRDTTMRQDERSLLRVTLEDAVEADRIFTLLMGDTVEPRREFIERYGTQVNLDLYGA; the protein is encoded by the coding sequence ATGTCAAAAGAAGCACGAACATATACAGCAAGCGATATACAAATCCTTGAAGGGCTTGAAGCCGTCAGAAAACGTCCGAGCATGTACATCGGCAGCACGGGTCCCGCTGGATTACACCATCTCGTCACAGAACTGGTTGACAATTCTATAGACGAAATCGGTGCGGGTTACGGGACGCAAGTCGAAGTTAAGCTGCATCGCGATGGTAGTGTAACCGTCGCTGATGATGGGCGCGGCATTCCTGTTGATACCCACGCGACAGGTGTTTCTGCCCTTGAGGTCGTTATGACCACACTACACGCTGGCGGCAAATTTGATGGTCGAGAGCAGGTCGGCTACCAAACTGCCGGCGGCTTGCACGGTGTGGGTGCCTCTTGTGTCAATGCTCTCTCTGAATGGCTTCACGTTCAGGTACATCAAAACGGCGCAATTTATGAACAACGCTACGCTCGCGGTATTCCACAGACCCCTGTAGAGAAAACCGGTAAGAGCAAGAAAACGGGCACCGAGACCACATTCATGCCTGACGCCGAAATATTTGATACGCTTGACTTTTCACACGATGTCCTTCGAGACCGGCTTAGAGAACTCGCTTTCCTTAATAAAGGTGCCCGCATCCAATTCCACGACACACGCGATGAGGAAAATTCGGAACCGGTTGCTTTTCAATACGATGGCGGAATCGCCTCCTTCGTTACTTACCATAACCAAAACAAAGAGGTCTTGCATCCCAAACCCATTTATATAGAGGGTATTGAGTCAGAAATCTCCATAGAGATCGCCTTTCAGTTCAATACGACCTACACAGAAAACATCAGTTCTTACGCGAACAATATTCGTACCGCTGAAGGTGGGTTCCATGAGAGCGGTTTTAAGAGTGCTCTGACCCGCGCTTTCAAAACGTATGCCACTGCTAACGATTTTCTCCGAAACGTCAAGATAAATCTCACCGGCGAAGACATCCGCGAAGGAATGACTGCGGTCATCAGTGTCAAAGTCCCGGATCCGCAATTTGAAGGACAGACAAAGTCGAAGCTTGGAAATACGGAAGTCGAAGGAATCGTTCAGAGTTTTGTTGGCTCGCGACTCAAAATGCTTCTGGAAGAAAATCCTGCGGTTTCCAAACGCATCGTCCAAAAAGCAATCCAAGCCGCTCAAGCGCGCGAAGCCGCTCGCAGTGCCCGTGAAGTTATCCGCCGTAAAAGTGTCCTTGACTCTGCTTCTATGCCCGGAAAACTTGCCGACTGCTCTGAGCGCGACTCCACCTTAACTGAACTCTTCCTCGTGGAAGGGGACTCTGCTGGTGGGACTGCCAAACAGGGAAGGGATCGACAGAATCAAGCAGTCCTTCCTCTTAAAGGTAAAGGCATCAACGTAGACAAATCGAGGCTTGACAAAATTCTCAAAAATGCCCAAGTCATTGACATTGTTACTGCATTAGGAACGGGGATCGGTGCTGAAGAATTCACCCTCGAAAAGCTTCGCTACGCCAAAATTATCATTATGGCGGATGCAGACGTTGATGGTGCTCATATCCGAACGTTACTCTTAACTTTCTTCTTCCGGCAGATGCCTAATCTTATCGTCTCTGGACATCTCTACATTGCCCAACCGCCGCTATATCAAGTCAGAAAAGGTAGGAATGCACAATACTTGCAAGATGACGAGGAAATGGAAGATTATCTCCTTACCTTGGCACTCAACACTGTCCAGATAACAAACTCTCGAAGAGGTACGCCTTACACTTCATCAGAGTATCGAGCGATCGCCAGTTCTGTTCGCAAGATTCAAAGTCTCCTTGATCAAATCAACCGGAGCAATACACCACTTTCCAGTTTGGGCAGTGACTCCCCAAATCCAGAGGACACATCTGATAACGTCGACCAACTGCTTGAGATGCTTAATGTGACTCCTATTCACGTGGATGATCCACTGTACGGGCTGGGTAACCCAGCCCCTACACAGGAAACCTCTGAAAACGTAATTTCCACCAATCCGCAAACAACGCTTTTTGGAGATGCTGGACGCAGCACAACCGAGGAAAAGACTGGCAGACTGAACGTTGGAGATGCCACCCCACGGACTTGGCACCACGAACTGCGGCGTGAACTTGAGAAACTTGCAGAGTTTGACATCCAGGAAAAGGACTTTCTTTCTTCAGACGAGACGAACGGTTCAGGTACATCAAAAAGCCAAAAACTGTTTAGTGTTCAGCAGGAAAATGGTGATGCCTACCATGCAGACGACATTTTCTCACTCGTGCAACACCTTTTTGAGATAGAACACCGCGGTCTCACGATCACTCGATATAAAGGCTTGGCAGAAATGAATGCTGAGCAGTTACGCGATACAACAATGCGGCAAGACGAACGGAGTCTTCTCAGAGTAACACTCGAAGACGCCGTTGAAGCTGACCGCATCTTTACACTACTCATGGGGGATACCGTTGAACCCCGCCGCGAATTCATAGAACGTTACGGAACTCAGGTAAATCTCGATTTATACGGTGCTTAA
- a CDS encoding PorV/PorQ family protein, with the protein MVSRKIVACNNTQKYAETPKQRPQAKTRRRIYGKTPYASNPPDRTARNLKNMKHLKKNTFCFAVSIIFCVVGFQSVDARYTADFLTLGVGARALAMGGAGTTLSDNAYAPYWNPAGLGQLTRYEVSFMHSTLNGEDAYDFLSYIHPLKKRGAIGISWLRVGVDDIPITSLPVVSRPVGPANRPEVVGSFNNTDNAFLLAHGWRLPTFRGIDLHLGGTLKLLYMSGYRSTNAIGGGADIGIIAMTNPEKPHQLRLGLQASDTFTTKLYWNTPPPSADLTSHTETILPQLKVGIATIHALPIFRSTLIFALDTYIQNRGGSGTKSDVEAPQGSPVELHAGAEWTLFDLLALRIGMAERSGSLESVRQLTAGVGLNLRFVTGAGAGLDYAFANHPALGGSHRISLRIRF; encoded by the coding sequence ATGGTATCAAGGAAAATAGTAGCCTGCAACAATACGCAGAAATACGCAGAAACGCCCAAGCAAAGACCCCAAGCAAAAACACGCAGGCGGATATATGGAAAGACACCTTATGCATCAAACCCACCTGACCGAACCGCAAGGAATCTTAAAAATATGAAACATCTGAAAAAAAATACCTTTTGCTTCGCTGTATCTATAATATTTTGTGTGGTGGGGTTCCAGTCTGTTGATGCAAGATACACTGCTGATTTCCTAACACTGGGGGTTGGAGCCCGCGCGCTTGCTATGGGCGGTGCGGGGACTACTCTGAGTGACAACGCTTACGCACCGTATTGGAATCCTGCTGGCTTGGGACAACTCACTCGATATGAGGTCAGTTTCATGCACTCCACGCTCAATGGAGAGGATGCTTACGATTTTCTGAGTTACATCCACCCGTTGAAAAAGCGCGGGGCAATCGGTATTAGTTGGCTTCGTGTTGGTGTTGATGATATTCCTATTACCAGTCTACCCGTGGTCAGCCGCCCTGTCGGACCCGCAAATCGTCCAGAGGTCGTCGGCTCTTTTAACAACACCGATAACGCCTTTCTCTTGGCTCACGGCTGGAGACTGCCAACTTTTCGTGGTATTGATTTACATCTTGGCGGAACGCTCAAACTCCTCTATATGAGCGGGTATCGAAGCACAAATGCCATCGGTGGTGGGGCAGATATCGGTATTATCGCAATGACAAACCCAGAAAAACCTCATCAACTCAGGCTCGGATTGCAAGCGAGTGACACCTTTACGACGAAACTCTATTGGAATACACCGCCCCCATCGGCAGACCTTACGTCTCACACCGAAACGATCCTGCCGCAGCTGAAAGTTGGTATCGCCACGATACATGCGCTTCCTATCTTCCGAAGTACACTCATCTTTGCGCTGGATACCTACATCCAAAATCGCGGGGGATCGGGGACCAAATCCGATGTCGAGGCACCCCAAGGGAGTCCGGTTGAATTGCATGCGGGTGCCGAATGGACCCTCTTCGATCTGCTTGCCTTGCGGATTGGAATGGCGGAACGGAGTGGAAGTCTTGAGAGTGTTCGCCAGTTGACAGCCGGAGTTGGATTAAACCTCCGATTCGTCACCGGGGCAGGGGCAGGGTTAGACTATGCATTTGCAAATCATCCTGCCTTGGGTGGCAGCCACCGCATCTCCCTCAGAATTAGGTTTTAG